The genome window ccccagaaaccccttttgttgatggtagatgcatcggatttcgggatcggtgctgtgcttgcgcacaaagttggctcccatgatcgccctattgcctttgcgtcaaaattgctctcatctgcgcaaagaaattattcccagatagagaaagaagctttggctctcgtgtttggtgttactaagttccatgatttcttgtatggtcgtcactttaccatcatcacagaccacaaacctttgacatcgctttttcatccgaacaagcctgtacctccacgtacagcgcagaaattcattcgctggtctattttcctctcgcagtaccgctacgatatcttgtatcggtccactgctaagcacggaaacgctgatgcgttgtcccgtttgcctgttgctgaggataaagcattcgattcttccgaacttgcttgcatgttcattgattcgcaaaccgatgaagtggtcgaatcgtttccgatcgattttcgtcgtgtagctacagccacagctgctgaccctgtccttgctactgttttacgttttgttgctacgcaatggcctttgtcaaagtctcggatcgaggatccgttggttcgcagagtttttgctcacagggagagactttttgttcgacgtggtgttttgttgttgcgttctgataatgatcagtcccgagtcgtggtcccacgttcgttacagtcctctgttttacggcttcttcaccaaggacattggggtatagtgcgaacgaaccaacttgctcgtcagcactgtacttggttcggaatcgatgctgcgattacgaatatgtgctcttcttgcatggcgtgtgccgaacaacaatccgcaccgccgcggaaagtctttgcatggccaaaagccacttccccttggcaacgcttgcacattgattttgctggtccattctggaatgcttgatggttggttctggtcgacgccttcagtaattttccttttgttgtccggatgtcttccacgacgtcctccgccaccatccacgcgttgtctgctatcttttgcattgaaggtcttccgcagactattgtctccgacaatggcccacaattcgtgtccgcagaatttcagtcattctgccaggccaatggtattcaacatctgacatccgcgccgttttcgcctcagtcaaacggtgccgctgaacgattggtccggactttcaagtcacagatgttgaaattgaaagagtcgcattctcgggaagacgcattgttgctctttttgtcttcgtatcgctctcagccccgagatggccgctcgccggctgagttgctccacggtcgtcctcatcgcaccgtgatgtctttgctgcatccgccgcatcaggttcctttgcagcggcagactcctgcttttgctccaggcgacgttgtattttatcgcaactatagaggttcacggcgttggctcgcagggcgcattcttcgctgcctcggccgcgcgatgtatttggttttgggggcctctggtgaggtgcgtcggcatctcaatcagctgcgcttctgtcgtcgcacgggttctgccgctccccgtctgctttcagcgactgtgccgtccggtcagcgccctggggacccatct of Schistocerca serialis cubense isolate TAMUIC-IGC-003099 chromosome 2, iqSchSeri2.2, whole genome shotgun sequence contains these proteins:
- the LOC126457036 gene encoding uncharacterized protein K02A2.6-like, with the translated sequence MSSTTSSATIHALSAIFCIEGLPQTIVSDNGPQFVSAEFQSFCQANGIQHLTSAPFSPQSNGAAERLVRTFKSQMLKLKESHSREDALLLFLSSYRSQPRDGRSPAELLHGRPHRTVMSLLHPPHQVPLQRQTPAFAPGDVVFYRNYRGSRRWLAGRILRCLGRAMYLVLGASGEVRRHLNQLRFCRRTGSAAPRLLSATVPSGQRPGDPSTGSPHPQVLPTMPSILPHGDAPPQPPPPPPPPSPVLPPAPPAFDASLQPPSASQGPAPPIASRDQLSSAMELPPAPDHMTSSRVGYPDAMEVDPSAPPVSLRAHSPHVDVHPGLGFQAFPSSPRTEWPGAGGTASPVVRLPTSSHTSTWGPPIGGRKPYLTTVRRFAGEECGVTARHHTC